In Pseudoalteromonas sp. MM1, a single window of DNA contains:
- a CDS encoding ExeM/NucH family extracellular endonuclease — protein MLKTKITPLALVLASLSAPASADLIISEYIEGSSNNKAIELYNNADTELSLEGYTLGLYSNGSSSVGNSIDLTGTLAANTTYIISNPGAAAEILDIADTTSTVTYYNGDDALVLTKDGVVVDSFGQVGVDPGSFWSDDTVQTQNKTLRRKNSITTGRTDSTATFNPSDEWEQFDIDTFDGLGSHAGDGGTAPAPDPEPEPLEPLVCGADKTLISAVQGAGDASPLVNTLVEIEGIVTADFQGEDGLDGFFVTSLAADVDNDPMTSEGLFVYFTDTDVNVGDHVRVQGTVDEYYNSTQLADVTQIAVCGTDEVATATSISLPLNNQADLEAYEGMLVSLDQTLVVTNNYGLGRYGEVELATERLYQGTQVALPGDAANAVEAANLTKKILLDDGSTAQNSDPSAYPAAGLSAENTLRTGDTVNAVTGVVAYSFSTYRIHPTVTPQFIATNAREDAPEQNEEADLRVASFNVLNYFNGDGQGGGFPTSRGADSEEEFVRQEAKLVSAISAMQADVVGLMEIENDGFGEFSAIASLVNALNDADSANNYAFVDFNVAQIGTDAITTALIYRADKVEEVGTAAITTDYPFDYSNRAPIAQSFKSLSTDEVFTVSVAHLKSKGSCGEGNNDDLGDGQGCWNEIRTEAADAFTDWLDGKPTGVDDEDIILVGDMNAYAMEDPIRKFDEKGYKNVVAELNGDTLSYSYSFSGRAGSLDHALATESLLGKVVAANDWHINADEPIVLDYNLEFKSEGHQSTLYAEGPYRASDHDPVIIDIKSEVVLTPEEQTPVIAPDQIFTVDENSAIGTVIGTLDFSDPNADVSPVVKFIVSGNDSVSINEQGQLIVASEVDYEFENRITLTVQAEDSVGNVSEAQTVVVRVNNLRGDDDNDSGSLLWLSLLLAPLSLVRRFKKK, from the coding sequence ATGTTAAAAACGAAAATAACGCCACTGGCGCTTGTATTAGCAAGCCTCAGTGCACCAGCCTCCGCCGATCTAATCATTTCTGAATACATTGAAGGCAGCAGCAACAATAAAGCGATTGAGCTTTATAACAATGCTGATACCGAGCTTTCTCTTGAAGGGTATACGTTAGGCCTTTATTCAAATGGTAGTAGTTCGGTTGGCAACTCAATTGATTTAACAGGCACATTGGCTGCCAATACCACCTATATCATTTCAAACCCCGGTGCAGCCGCTGAGATACTTGATATTGCTGACACAACTAGCACAGTAACTTACTACAACGGTGACGATGCCCTTGTTTTAACTAAAGATGGTGTGGTTGTTGATAGCTTTGGCCAAGTGGGTGTTGATCCTGGCTCTTTTTGGTCTGATGATACCGTTCAAACTCAAAATAAAACCTTACGAAGAAAAAATAGCATTACAACGGGTCGAACTGACTCAACTGCAACTTTTAATCCGAGCGATGAGTGGGAACAGTTTGATATTGATACCTTTGACGGCTTAGGCTCACACGCTGGCGACGGTGGTACAGCTCCTGCGCCAGACCCTGAGCCAGAACCACTAGAGCCGCTTGTATGTGGCGCAGATAAAACGCTCATTAGCGCTGTGCAAGGTGCAGGTGATGCAAGCCCATTAGTTAATACCCTTGTTGAAATTGAAGGTATTGTTACCGCTGATTTTCAAGGTGAAGATGGCTTAGATGGTTTCTTTGTGACCTCGCTTGCAGCAGATGTAGATAACGACCCAATGACCTCTGAAGGTCTATTTGTATACTTTACCGATACCGATGTAAATGTAGGTGACCACGTACGCGTACAAGGTACGGTTGATGAATACTACAACTCAACACAATTAGCAGATGTAACACAAATTGCAGTATGTGGTACTGACGAAGTAGCTACTGCAACTTCTATAAGCTTACCTCTAAATAACCAAGCCGACCTAGAAGCCTACGAAGGTATGCTTGTAAGCCTAGATCAAACATTAGTTGTTACAAACAACTATGGCTTAGGTCGCTATGGTGAAGTAGAACTTGCAACAGAGCGTCTGTACCAAGGTACGCAAGTTGCTTTACCTGGCGATGCAGCCAATGCTGTTGAAGCGGCTAACTTAACTAAAAAAATCTTATTAGATGATGGCTCTACAGCTCAAAACTCTGATCCTTCTGCATACCCAGCTGCAGGTTTATCGGCAGAAAACACGCTACGTACTGGCGATACGGTTAACGCGGTAACAGGTGTAGTTGCATATAGCTTTAGCACCTATCGCATTCACCCAACGGTTACACCGCAGTTTATAGCGACTAATGCACGTGAAGATGCGCCAGAGCAAAATGAAGAAGCCGACCTACGAGTTGCTAGCTTTAACGTACTTAACTACTTTAATGGTGATGGCCAAGGCGGTGGATTCCCTACCAGCCGAGGTGCAGACTCAGAAGAAGAATTTGTACGCCAAGAGGCTAAACTTGTTAGCGCTATTAGTGCAATGCAGGCAGATGTTGTTGGCTTAATGGAAATTGAAAACGATGGTTTTGGTGAATTTAGCGCTATTGCAAGTTTAGTCAATGCATTAAACGATGCCGACAGTGCTAACAACTACGCGTTTGTAGATTTTAACGTAGCCCAAATTGGTACCGATGCAATTACTACTGCGCTTATTTACCGTGCTGATAAAGTAGAAGAAGTAGGCACAGCCGCTATTACTACTGATTACCCATTTGATTACAGCAACCGCGCACCTATTGCGCAAAGCTTTAAGTCACTTTCAACAGATGAAGTATTTACTGTTTCAGTTGCTCACCTTAAATCTAAAGGAAGCTGTGGAGAGGGTAACAACGACGACCTAGGTGATGGCCAAGGTTGTTGGAATGAAATTCGTACCGAAGCTGCTGATGCGTTTACCGACTGGCTAGATGGCAAACCTACAGGCGTAGATGATGAAGATATCATTCTTGTTGGTGATATGAACGCTTATGCAATGGAAGATCCAATTCGTAAGTTTGATGAAAAAGGCTATAAAAACGTAGTCGCAGAGCTTAATGGCGATACGCTAAGCTACTCTTATAGCTTCTCTGGCCGTGCAGGTAGTCTTGACCATGCTTTAGCAACCGAGTCTTTACTAGGCAAAGTTGTTGCAGCAAATGATTGGCATATAAACGCCGATGAGCCTATCGTGCTTGATTACAACCTAGAGTTTAAGAGCGAAGGTCATCAATCTACGCTATATGCAGAAGGTCCGTACCGTGCATCTGATCACGACCCAGTCATTATTGATATTAAATCTGAGGTAGTACTTACCCCTGAAGAGCAAACACCGGTAATTGCACCTGATCAAATATTCACAGTGGATGAAAACAGCGCAATAGGCACTGTGATTGGCACACTTGATTTTAGCGATCCTAATGCTGATGTATCACCTGTGGTTAAATTTATTGTATCGGGTAACGACTCTGTATCAATTAACGAGCAAGGGCAGTTAATTGTTGCAAGCGAAGTAGATTACGAGTTTGAAAACCGTATTACTCTTACAGTACAAGCAGAAGATAGTGTGGGTAACGTATCTGAAGCACAAACGGTTGTTGTAAGAGTAAACAACCTACGTGGTGATGACGATAACGACTCGGGCTCACTGCTTTGGTTATCTCTTTTATTAGCACCACTTTCATTAGTGCGCAGATTTAAGAAAAAATAA
- a CDS encoding glucan biosynthesis protein G yields the protein MKQLTQTPPTWQKKATPLLGLLFIFSSWGYSTQAIAASVDAAIPQESLFEVISARAKKLAEQEYASPKNIELDALNNIDYQDYRSIRFKQDKSVWKDEGLYEIQLFHPGFLYKTPVTINTVEGDSKRNRLPFSTDFYQYDGTAAPLKDEIAKSVAGTQLGHAGFRLHYPLNTNEYKDEVMVFQGASYFRVVGPNQVYGLSARGLAIDTAETSGEEFPTFKEFWLVKPKAEQANITIFALLDSPSVSGAYKFDIDPTTSMLVDVDMQIFARKDIKKLGVAPLTSMFYHGENSTKFFDDYRPEVHDSDGLLTQSADNKWVWRPLNNPSQLSVTSFSYTNPKGFGLAQRDRDFNNYLDTEAHYHDRPSLWIEPQGEWGNGRVELVEIPTDTETNDNIVSYWVPEKPMKAGDSLKLSYKMSTFNAHLTQHEKARVTRTRIGSAALPGEDNPPPQSHRQFTVDFAGPDLNNLSEKLTLKADIQLTTGEVRDVSVQKLPKSLGWRVAFKIAPQDEQPVDMRLSLKLRDKEISEVWSYVWYPNDIK from the coding sequence ATGAAACAATTAACCCAAACACCTCCTACTTGGCAGAAAAAAGCGACGCCATTATTGGGTCTACTTTTTATTTTTTCTAGCTGGGGCTACAGCACGCAAGCAATAGCAGCAAGTGTTGATGCAGCTATACCGCAAGAAAGCCTATTTGAAGTAATTAGCGCTCGTGCTAAAAAACTAGCCGAACAAGAATATGCCTCTCCAAAAAATATAGAGTTAGATGCGTTAAATAACATTGATTATCAAGATTACCGCTCAATTCGTTTTAAGCAGGACAAATCAGTGTGGAAAGATGAAGGGCTGTATGAAATACAACTCTTTCACCCTGGTTTTTTATATAAAACGCCGGTAACGATTAACACTGTAGAAGGCGATTCAAAACGTAACCGCCTACCTTTTAGTACTGATTTTTATCAATACGACGGTACAGCCGCACCGTTAAAAGATGAAATAGCCAAAAGCGTTGCTGGTACACAGCTTGGTCATGCAGGCTTTCGACTACACTACCCTCTCAATACAAACGAATACAAAGATGAGGTGATGGTATTTCAAGGTGCTTCTTATTTTAGAGTTGTTGGCCCTAATCAAGTATATGGTTTATCAGCACGCGGATTAGCAATCGATACAGCCGAAACATCAGGCGAAGAATTTCCTACATTTAAAGAGTTTTGGCTTGTAAAACCTAAAGCTGAGCAAGCTAACATCACTATTTTTGCATTGCTAGATAGCCCTTCGGTTTCAGGCGCCTACAAGTTTGATATTGACCCAACAACCAGCATGCTAGTTGATGTAGATATGCAAATTTTTGCCCGTAAAGATATTAAAAAGCTGGGTGTAGCGCCTTTAACGAGTATGTTTTATCACGGTGAAAACAGTACTAAGTTTTTTGATGACTACCGCCCAGAAGTGCACGACTCCGACGGCTTATTAACACAATCAGCTGATAACAAATGGGTATGGCGACCGCTTAACAACCCGTCACAGTTAAGCGTCACCTCGTTTTCGTACACCAACCCTAAGGGGTTTGGTTTAGCACAGCGCGACCGTGACTTTAATAACTACTTAGATACTGAAGCTCACTACCACGACCGCCCAAGCCTGTGGATAGAGCCACAAGGTGAGTGGGGGAATGGCCGAGTTGAGCTAGTAGAAATACCAACAGACACAGAAACAAACGACAATATAGTAAGTTACTGGGTGCCAGAAAAACCAATGAAAGCAGGCGATTCATTAAAGCTAAGCTACAAAATGAGCACTTTTAACGCCCATTTAACTCAGCATGAAAAAGCCCGTGTAACACGCACACGTATTGGTAGTGCAGCGCTGCCGGGTGAAGATAACCCACCACCGCAAAGCCATCGTCAGTTTACCGTTGACTTTGCAGGACCCGATTTAAACAACCTGTCTGAAAAGCTGACACTGAAAGCCGACATTCAGCTAACAACAGGTGAGGTAAGGGACGTATCAGTGCAAAAACTTCCTAAATCGCTGGGTTGGCGTGTGGCGTTTAAAATTGCACCTCAGGACGAACAACCCGTAGATATGCGTTTATCGTTAAAACTTCGTGATAAAGAAATTAGTGAGGTATGGAGCTATGTTTGGTACCCAAATGACATCAAGTAA
- the mdoH gene encoding glucans biosynthesis glucosyltransferase MdoH encodes MFGTQMTSSNKGKGTPMPFKTLRVWLFAIAALTVSGYGISIMFEILSSNGMTLLEYALLVLFSITFAWIVTAFCSGTIGFVLQLFRIDPLTLKRIKPIEFDNAALAQQKTAVVMPIYNEDTHRVIAGFEVSLQSLKETGQLANFDFYLLSDTQDPEIAQNELSAWHALCERLGDTAKQVFYRRREDNKHRKVGNLTDFCERWGSQYDHMIVLDADSVMTGKCMLELTTSMINNPQAGLIQTIPIPVRQDTYFGRFLQFASVLYSPMLATGSAFWQTDKANYWGHNAIIRVEAFINYCGLPTLEGNAPFGGEILSHDFVEASLLHSAGWDVLLLSDIEGSYEEVPSNILDYAIRDRRWVQGNIQHLGLLGSSKLKLMSKFHFLLGATAYISSLIWLSMLALSTIDAVTRALNSDVYFNRVYQLFPTWQIAKTELIDSLLYLTIIILLVPKLMGVIVTLIHRNKRFGGSFKLILGSIIETVFAIIVAPLMMVFHAYFVVCVFLGKKVKWDAQPREGRMVPWKEAFNYTLFSTLVAIVWGATAYYFTPVFFWWLSPILLGLLLGAPIIRYTSSIKLGVQLRKMGIFICPSEVDNDPMLNNLKVHLKEISVPEPGQYPKTVPALPQEHLVVMPIQSFNKPRLPKMKALRAKAIKKFN; translated from the coding sequence ATGTTTGGTACCCAAATGACATCAAGTAATAAAGGAAAAGGCACGCCAATGCCATTTAAAACACTGCGCGTATGGTTATTTGCTATTGCAGCACTTACGGTCTCAGGGTACGGCATCTCCATTATGTTTGAGATTTTAAGCTCAAACGGGATGACCTTGCTTGAATACGCACTATTGGTTTTATTTTCAATCACCTTTGCATGGATTGTTACAGCGTTTTGTAGTGGTACTATAGGGTTTGTATTGCAATTATTTCGTATTGACCCACTCACCTTAAAACGCATCAAACCTATTGAGTTTGATAATGCCGCACTTGCACAGCAAAAAACAGCCGTGGTTATGCCTATTTATAACGAAGACACGCACCGTGTTATTGCTGGCTTTGAAGTGAGCTTACAATCGCTAAAAGAGACAGGCCAACTTGCTAATTTTGACTTTTATTTATTGAGCGACACGCAAGACCCTGAAATAGCACAAAACGAATTAAGCGCGTGGCATGCTTTATGTGAGCGATTAGGCGATACTGCAAAACAGGTTTTTTATCGTCGCCGTGAAGATAATAAACACCGTAAAGTAGGTAATTTAACCGACTTTTGTGAGCGCTGGGGCAGCCAATACGATCACATGATCGTACTTGATGCCGACAGCGTAATGACGGGTAAGTGTATGCTAGAGCTAACCACTAGCATGATCAACAACCCGCAAGCTGGTTTAATTCAAACTATCCCTATCCCGGTTCGTCAAGACACCTACTTTGGTCGTTTTTTACAATTTGCCTCTGTGCTTTACAGCCCAATGTTGGCAACGGGGTCTGCTTTTTGGCAAACCGACAAAGCCAACTATTGGGGCCACAATGCGATTATTCGCGTAGAAGCATTTATTAACTATTGTGGTTTACCTACGCTTGAAGGCAATGCTCCATTTGGAGGAGAAATTTTAAGCCATGACTTTGTAGAAGCTTCACTACTTCACAGTGCAGGTTGGGATGTGTTACTACTAAGCGATATTGAAGGTAGCTACGAAGAAGTACCAAGCAACATTTTAGATTATGCCATACGCGACAGACGTTGGGTTCAAGGTAACATTCAGCACCTTGGCTTACTAGGTTCGTCTAAATTAAAGTTAATGAGTAAGTTTCACTTTTTATTAGGTGCAACCGCTTATATTTCATCGCTTATTTGGCTATCTATGCTAGCACTGAGCACCATAGATGCAGTAACCCGCGCATTAAACAGCGATGTGTACTTTAACCGGGTTTATCAGTTATTCCCAACGTGGCAAATAGCTAAAACAGAGCTAATAGACTCACTACTTTACTTAACCATTATTATATTACTGGTGCCTAAATTAATGGGTGTAATAGTTACGCTCATACACAGAAATAAGCGCTTTGGTGGCTCATTTAAATTAATACTAGGCTCAATAATAGAGACTGTATTTGCCATTATTGTGGCACCACTTATGATGGTGTTTCATGCCTACTTTGTAGTGTGTGTATTTTTAGGTAAAAAAGTTAAGTGGGATGCACAGCCACGCGAAGGGCGTATGGTACCGTGGAAAGAAGCGTTTAATTACACACTATTTTCTACCTTAGTTGCCATAGTATGGGGCGCTACAGCCTATTACTTTACGCCTGTATTCTTTTGGTGGTTATCGCCTATATTACTTGGTCTATTGTTAGGTGCTCCGATTATACGCTACACCAGTAGCATTAAATTAGGTGTGCAGCTTCGTAAAATGGGGATATTTATTTGCCCAAGCGAAGTTGATAACGACCCTATGCTAAACAACCTTAAAGTGCATTTAAAAGAGATTTCGGTACCAGAGCCTGGGCAATACCCTAAAACGGTGCCAGCCCTACCACAAGAGCATTTAGTGGTTATGCCAATACAAAGCTTTAATAAGCCTCGCTTGCCAAAGATGAAAGCGCTAAGAGCTAAAGCAATTAAGAAGTTTAATTAG